Genomic segment of Clostridium sp. Marseille-P299:
TAAGCGTTTATGAGCGAGATGGTAAATACCAAATGTATGCAAGGGAGATTACCCTTGATGGCGTCGGTGTTCTTTATGAGCGTTTTGATCAATTAAAAAAACGTTTAGAAGCAGAAGGGTTATTTGATCCTTCAATAAAAAAAGAAATACCTGCCTTCCCTAAAAAGATTGGTATTGTAACTGCGAAAACTGGTGCGGCGATACAAGATATCATTAACATTGCTACGAGAAGAAATCCTTATGTACAGTTAATTCTTTATCCTGCACAGGTTCAAGGCGATGGGGCTGCGGCAACAATCGTTCGTGGTATCAAAAAATTAGATGCACTAGGCGTTGATACGATAATCGTTGGGCGTGGTGGTGGTTCCATAGAAGATTTATGGGCATTTAATGAGGAAGTCGTAGCTAGAGCTATTTATGCTTGTAAAACACCGATTATTTCAGCGGTTGGCCATGAAACTGATATCACAATTGCTGATTTTGTTTCCGATTTACGAGCACCTACTCCTTCGGCAGCAGCTGAACTTGCAGTGAATGATATTTCATTATTAAATGCAACATTGGTAGATTATCATAGCATGTTAACGCAAGGGATGCTACGTAAGATAAGTAATTATCGCAAGCAAGTAGAGCAACTTAAATTACGTTTAAGCTATGGCAATCCAATTTATCAGATTCGTCAAAAAAGACAGTTGGCATTAGATATGCAGGATAAATTGACTAGATACATGAATTTAAATCTACAAAAGAATCGTCATAAGCTCGAATTATATATAGAAAAATTAAAGGCACTTTCCCCGTTAGAAAAACTATCAAAGGGTTATTCTTATACTTCGGATGAAGAAGGGCATGTAATCAATAGTGTTGATAAGGTTACGGTAGGAAGTAAACTTCATATTACAGTAACAGATGGTACTATTATTGCATCTGTAGATCAAACGAAGAAGAATGAATAGAAAGGCAGGTAGCGTTTTGGGAAAAAAAGAAAAGACATTAGAAAGCTCATTTGAAGAGTTAAATTCAATTATAGATAGTCTAGAAAAAGAGGACATTAGCTTGGAAGATTCCTTTGGTCTTTATCATAAAGGAATGCAGTTATTAAAGTACTGCAATGACTCAATTGACAAAGTTGAGAAAGAGTTAATGATTCTTGAAGAGAATGGAATGGATGAATAACAATTATCACTTCGTGTTTTAAAAAGCACATGGAGGTTTTAAATGAATTTTGAAAATTTGCTTGATTTTAAGGTCAAAGAAATTGAAACAATAATAAGTGAATATTTATTAAAGGAAGAGGGCTACCAACAAACGATTTTTAAAGCAATGAATTACAGTGTGCTTGCGGGTGGAAAAAGAATACGTCCTCTTCTTTTATTAGAGACTTATCGTATGATGGTTGCAGACAAAGAGGAGAAAAATGAAGCATTGGTTGCGCCATTTTTAACAGCATTGGAACTAATACATACGTATTCTTTAGTACATGATGATTTACCAGCAATGGATAATGATGAATATCGTAGAGGAAAGTTGACAACACATGCAGCATTTGGGCATGCTATGGGTATTTTAGCTGGAGATGGTTTGTTAAATTATGCTTTTGAAGTAAGCTCTAAGGTATTTGATATCATCGAAGAAATGCCAGAAAAAGAACAATTAACTTACTACAAAAGAGCAACAAAAGCTATGAGCACCTTAGCTAATTATGCTGGTATATACGGTATGGTAGGCGGACAGGTAGTTGACGTTGAACAAAGTGGTAATGCTTTGGATTTACCAATGCTTCAATTTGTCTATGAGCTAAAAACTGGTGCATTATTAAAAGCTGCAATGTTAATTGGAGGAATTCTTGCTGGAGCTACAAAAGAAGAATTAGATTGCCTTGAATCAGTAGCAAAAGATGTTGGAATGGCATTTCAAATTCAAGATGATATACTCGATGTGACAAGTACCCAGGAAGTTCTAGGTAAACCTATTAAAAGTGATGAGAAGAATGAAAAATCCACATATGTTTCATTGTGTGGAATTGATTTTTGTCATGATGAAGTAAAACGTCTGTCCAATCAAGCAATTGAACATCTTACAAAGCTTAATAAAGATGATAAATTTGTAATACAGCTGATTCAATATTTAATTAATAGGGAAAAATAACTCTAAATATTTTATATATTGAGTCTTAGAATGGAGGTTAGAATGCCTAAAATTCTTGATCAAATTAATGAACCCAACGATATAAAAAAAGTAGATGAAAAATTTTATGGAAAATTAGCTACAGAGATACGACAGTTTCTTATTTCAGAAGTAAGTAAAACTGGAGGGCATCTTGCATCAAATTTAGGAGTTGTTGAACTTACTATGGCGTTGCATTTATGCTTAAATTTACCGGAAGATAAATTAATTTGGGATGTAGGTCATCAAGCCTATGTCCATAAGTTATTGACGGGGCGTAAAGAAGAATTTAAAACACTTCGTCAATTTGAAGGAATGAGCGGTTTTCCAAAAAGAAAAGAAAGCGACTGTGATGCATTTGATACTGGTCATAGTTCCACATCTATTTCTGTTGCTATGGGTCTTGTAAAAGCAAGAGATTTAAGTAAGAGTAAGCAAAATATCGTAGCTGTCATTGGTGATGGTGCATTATCTGGTGGTATGGCTTATGAAGCACTTAATAATGCGGGTAGACTAAAAACTAATTTAACAATAATTTTAAATGATAATAACATGTCTATATCTGAAAATGTAGGTGGAGTAGCTAGTTATTTAGGTAAAGTACGTACCAATACTACGTATACGGATTTTAAGGGTGGATTAGAAGTTGCACTTAAAAAAGTACCTAAAGTAGGTAATGCTCTTGTTTCTAAATTAAAACGTTCAAAAGATTCAATAAAACATTTAATGATTCCAGGAATGTTATTTGAGGATATGGGTTTGACTTATATTGGTCCAATTGATGGACATAATATTACGCAAATGATGACTGCTTTACAGTCTGCAAGTCGAGTAAAAGGTGGCGTATTAGTACATGTGGTCACCAAAAAAGGAAAAGGCTATGAAAAGGCAGAAAAAGAACCTTGGAAGTATCATGGCGTAGAGCCATTTGACATAAAAACGGGAAAGAATTTATCAAAGAAAGAAGGAAAAAATTATACAGATATTTTTTCTGAAGCAATGTTAGAGCTTGGTAAAACACAGGAAAATGTAGTGGCTATTTCAGCAGCAATGCCAGCTGGAACTGGTTTAATACCATTTAGTAAAGAATATCCGAAACGATTTTTTGATGTAGGAATCGCAGAAGAGCATGCAGTAACTTTTGCTGCAGGTTTAGCAGCTGGGGGATATCGTCCTGTGGTAGCTATTTACTCAACATTTTTACAACGTGCATACGATCAAATTGTACATGATGTTTGCGTAAGTAAATTGCCAGTGGTTTTTGCAATTGATCGAGCTGGTATTGTTGGGAACGATGGTGAAACACACCAAGGTATATTTGATATTTCATTTCTTTCTCATATACCAACTATGACTATTATTGCGCCTAAGAATGGCGATGAATTTATAGATA
This window contains:
- the xseB gene encoding exodeoxyribonuclease VII small subunit, which gives rise to MGKKEKTLESSFEELNSIIDSLEKEDISLEDSFGLYHKGMQLLKYCNDSIDKVEKELMILEENGMDE
- the dxs gene encoding 1-deoxy-D-xylulose-5-phosphate synthase, whose product is MPKILDQINEPNDIKKVDEKFYGKLATEIRQFLISEVSKTGGHLASNLGVVELTMALHLCLNLPEDKLIWDVGHQAYVHKLLTGRKEEFKTLRQFEGMSGFPKRKESDCDAFDTGHSSTSISVAMGLVKARDLSKSKQNIVAVIGDGALSGGMAYEALNNAGRLKTNLTIILNDNNMSISENVGGVASYLGKVRTNTTYTDFKGGLEVALKKVPKVGNALVSKLKRSKDSIKHLMIPGMLFEDMGLTYIGPIDGHNITQMMTALQSASRVKGGVLVHVVTKKGKGYEKAEKEPWKYHGVEPFDIKTGKNLSKKEGKNYTDIFSEAMLELGKTQENVVAISAAMPAGTGLIPFSKEYPKRFFDVGIAEEHAVTFAAGLAAGGYRPVVAIYSTFLQRAYDQIVHDVCVSKLPVVFAIDRAGIVGNDGETHQGIFDISFLSHIPTMTIIAPKNGDEFIDMIQFAVKHDGPIAIRYPRGRAYLGLSEHREPIVYGKSEIISNDGEIAILAVGSMVQTAVDVVSLLKEHGMKASLVNVRFIMPIDHEMIKEIASTHKVIVTMEENVKRGGFGESVSVFLFEEGIQGVKHINISLPNEFLEHGDQGILREKSGLDAISIVKKIESSIKN
- a CDS encoding polyprenyl synthetase family protein; this encodes MNFENLLDFKVKEIETIISEYLLKEEGYQQTIFKAMNYSVLAGGKRIRPLLLLETYRMMVADKEEKNEALVAPFLTALELIHTYSLVHDDLPAMDNDEYRRGKLTTHAAFGHAMGILAGDGLLNYAFEVSSKVFDIIEEMPEKEQLTYYKRATKAMSTLANYAGIYGMVGGQVVDVEQSGNALDLPMLQFVYELKTGALLKAAMLIGGILAGATKEELDCLESVAKDVGMAFQIQDDILDVTSTQEVLGKPIKSDEKNEKSTYVSLCGIDFCHDEVKRLSNQAIEHLTKLNKDDKFVIQLIQYLINREK
- the xseA gene encoding exodeoxyribonuclease VII large subunit, with product MEQVYSVSQVNNYIKNLFVRDYVLNRIYMKGEVSNCKYHTSGHIYFTLKDETGQMACVMFAGQRTGLHFRLEEGQLVIVHGSISVYERDGKYQMYAREITLDGVGVLYERFDQLKKRLEAEGLFDPSIKKEIPAFPKKIGIVTAKTGAAIQDIINIATRRNPYVQLILYPAQVQGDGAAATIVRGIKKLDALGVDTIIVGRGGGSIEDLWAFNEEVVARAIYACKTPIISAVGHETDITIADFVSDLRAPTPSAAAELAVNDISLLNATLVDYHSMLTQGMLRKISNYRKQVEQLKLRLSYGNPIYQIRQKRQLALDMQDKLTRYMNLNLQKNRHKLELYIEKLKALSPLEKLSKGYSYTSDEEGHVINSVDKVTVGSKLHITVTDGTIIASVDQTKKNE